GAGATCGCGGAGCGATCGTTCGACGTCCTCGACCGGCTGGCCTTCCTGATCGAGAAGCTCCGGTGTATCGACTCTCTGCGAGAGGAACATCGCTCAGATTTTCCTGAGAACGAGAGCGGCGTTCTTCGATCCGAACGCGATCGTGTTGCAGAGTGCGACGTCGACCCGCGCCGGCCGGGAGGCGAGGGGGACGTAATCGAGGTCGCATTCCGGGTCGGGGTTCTCGAGATTGATCGTCGGAGGAAGGATGCCCTCTGTCAGCGCCAGCAGCGTTGCGGCAACCCCGGCCGATCCGCAGGCACCCTGCGGATGCCCGATCATCGACTTGGTCGCCGAGCCCGCGAGAGATCCGGCATGATCGCCGAACGCACGCTTGACCGCGCGGGTCTCGGCCCGGTCGTTGAGCTCGGTCGAGGTACCGTGATAGTTGATGTACCCGACTTGCTCGGGGGAGACGCCGGCATCTTCCATCGCGAGCTCCATCGCGCGGGCGGGCTCTTCGCCGGACTCGTCCAGCCGGACTCGGTGGTACGCGTCGCAGGTGGAACCGTAGCCGGCGAGCTCGGCATAGATGTGCGCGCCTCGCGCACGCGCCGACTCCTCCTTTTCGAGAACGAACATCCAGGAGCCTTCACCGAGGACGAAGCCGTCGCGTTCGGCATCGAACGGCCTCGAGGCCCGCTCCGGCTCGTCGTTGAATCGGGTGGAAACGATCTTCATCATGCCGAAGCCCGTCATGACCCCCTCGGTAATCGTCGTGTCGACGCCCCCGACGACGATCTGGTCGGCGAGGCCGAGCCTCAGGCTGTTCAGGGCGTAACCGAGTGCATCGGTGGAAGAGGTACAGCCGGTGGAGATCACGTGGGAGAAACCGTGAAGGTCGTGAATCATGGAGATCTCCGAGGAGATCGTTCCGATCGTTCCGGAGGGGACGGAGTAGACGGACGCCTTTCGCTCCTTCCCCGCGTACCAAAGCTCGTACATCCGCTCGCTGAACTCGATCGCGCCGCCTCCGGTACCGAGCATGACCGCGACCCGCCGTTTGGCTTCGAGATCGAGCTCTTTCGGATCGAGCTTCGCGTCCTCGAGCGCCTCGGCGGTCGCAGCCAGCAC
The genomic region above belongs to Acidobacteriota bacterium and contains:
- a CDS encoding beta-ketoacyl-[acyl-carrier-protein] synthase family protein; translation: MTRFVISGMGVVSPIGIGRQKWFESLTAGTSGVARISSFDPSGLTSRIAGEVRDFNPGDWFDPKQLRHVSRAVPMVLAATAEALEDAKLDPKELDLEAKRRVAVMLGTGGGAIEFSERMYELWYAGKERKASVYSVPSGTIGTISSEISMIHDLHGFSHVISTGCTSSTDALGYALNSLRLGLADQIVVGGVDTTITEGVMTGFGMMKIVSTRFNDEPERASRPFDAERDGFVLGEGSWMFVLEKEESARARGAHIYAELAGYGSTCDAYHRVRLDESGEEPARAMELAMEDAGVSPEQVGYINYHGTSTELNDRAETRAVKRAFGDHAGSLAGSATKSMIGHPQGACGSAGVAATLLALTEGILPPTINLENPDPECDLDYVPLASRPARVDVALCNTIAFGSKNAALVLRKI